A window from Primulina huaijiensis isolate GDHJ02 chromosome 13, ASM1229523v2, whole genome shotgun sequence encodes these proteins:
- the LOC140991825 gene encoding uncharacterized protein: MDSKRKREGQIDKFVDSLFERTPTQNLEKKPAFAEKKIPKKETQKSSIFTYLSLQFGNSELFLTHPGVRTSDYHIKPLRTGVIAAQNLEKLAFAEIKNKKKNPENSPSVRIFCSLSGIPRVEVLRSVKFWASGVVYLYEKMAASVNREMVFLLLQFLDEGNLKMTARMLEKESGLFFNMRYFEEKINNGEWDEVESYLSSFTRVDENRHSTKIFFEIRKHKYLEALDKQDKDAAIEILTKDLKVFQALDENLYKDMTMLLTLNNFRYKFFNGGEASVSFFSKREVENFDQPGVELAASSLQQSKA, translated from the exons ATGGACTCAAA GAGAAAAAGAGAGGGTCAGATTGACAAATTTGTTGACTCTCTTTTTGAGAGGACACC CACGcagaatttagaaaaaaaaccAGCATTTGCAGAAAAGAAAATCCCAAAAAAAGAAACCCAGAAAAGCTCGATCTTCACATATCTTTCACTCCAATTCGGAAATTCCGAG CTTTTTCTGACACACCCCGGAGTAAGGACCTCTGACTACCATATTAAACCCCTTCGGACAGGAGTAATAGCCGCACAGAATTTAGAGAAGCTAGCTTTTGCGGagataaaaaataagaaaaaaaacccAGAAAATTCTCCATCTGTACGTATCTTCTGCTCACTTTCGGGAATTCCGAG GGTTGAAGTTCTGAGATCTGTGAAATTCTGGGCTTCGGGAGTTGTTTACTTATACGAAAAAATGGCGGCTTCAGTTAACAGAGAGATGGTTTTCTTGCTGCTTCAGTTTCTGGACGAGGGGAACTTGAAGATGACTGCACGCAT GTTGGAGAAGGAATCAGGGTTATTCTTCAACATGAGGTACTTTGAGGAGAAAATCAATAATGGAGAATGGGATGAGGTCGAAAGTTACTTGTCATCGTTTACTAGGGTGGATGAAAATCGTCACTCCACGAAGATTTTCTTCGAGATCCGAAAACATAAGTATCTCGAGGCCCTTGATAA GCAAGACAAGGATGCAGCTATTGAGATTCTTACAAAAGATTTAAAAGTGTTTCAAGCATTGGATGAGAATCTATACAAGGACATGACTATGCTTTTGACTTTGAACAACTTTAGGTACAAGTTCTTCAAC GGAG GAGAAGCTTCAGTTTCCTTCTTTTCAAAACGCGAGGTTGAGAACTTTGATCAACCAGGG GTTGAACTGGCAGCATCATCTCTGCAACAATCCAAGGCCTGA
- the LOC140990821 gene encoding uncharacterized protein — MLSGAAMNQLVLVPSCCGFHWTLTVIEPYKEIVYFVDRIRDEDWKYVVEMALTLFNSNKGRKGRKRVQWEVINAPKQPDAKQCGYYVMRFMRQITEEVATFEGDSLRSIFTKTEYFMEEIDEVRTELAECIHDHIYE, encoded by the exons ATGCTAAGTGGTGCAGCAATGAATCAATTGGTTTTGGTTCCAAGTTGTTGTGG TTTTCATTGGACTCTCACTGTCATCGAGCCTTATAAGGAGATTGTTTATTTTGTGGATCGCATTCGTGATGAGGATTGGAAATATGTTGTGGAAAT GGCGTTGACATTGTTTAACTCAAATAAAGGAAGGAAAGGAAGAAAGCGTGTACAATGGGAAGTCATAAAT GCTCCTAAGCAACCGGATGCAAAACAATGTGGTTATTACGTGATGAGATTCATGAGGCAGATTACTGAAGAAGTTGCAACTTTTGAGGGGGATTCACTACGATCGATA TTCACAAAAACGGAGTATTTtatggaagaaattgatgaggTTCGCACCGAGCTAGCCGAATGCATACATGATCATATTTATGAATAG
- the LOC140991380 gene encoding pre-mRNA-processing-splicing factor 8A codes for MYNNGQDMWNSNMNNLAPPGTSGSGVAAGMPPPPPPPGTSGVQPVAPPPPPSLPPSYTVVPSEVQLDERARKWMQLNTKRYSDKRKFGFVETQKEDMPPEHVRKIIRDHGDMSSKKFRHDKRVYLGALKFVPHAVYKLLENMPMPWEQVREVKVLYHITGAITFVNEIPWVVEPIYLAQWGTMWIMMRREKRDRRHFKRMRFPPFDDEEPPLDYADNILDVDPLEPIQLEMDEEEDSAVHTWFYDHKPLVKTKLINGPSYRKWHLSLPIMATLHRLSGQLLSDLTDGNYFYLFDMESFFTAKALNMCIPGGPKFEPLYRDMEKGDEDWNEFNDINKLIIRSPLRTEYRIAFPHLYNNRPRKVKLCIYHTPMVMYIKTEDPDLPAFYYDPLIHPITSTNKDRRDKKNYEEDEDDDFVLPEEVEPLLSGTPIYTDTTAAGISLLFAPRPFNMRSGRMRRAEDIPLVSEWFKEHCPPSYPVKVRVSYQKLLKCFVLNELHHRPPKAQKKKHLFRSLQATKFFQTTELDWAEAGLQVCKQGYNMLNLLIHRKNLNYLHLDYNFNLKPVKTLTTKERKKSRFGNAFHLCREILRLTKLVVDANIQFRLGNVDAFQLADGLQYIFSHVGQLTGMYRYKYRLMRQIRMCKDLKHLIYYRFNTGPVGKGPGCGFWAPMWRVWLFFLRGIVPLLERWLGNLLARQFEGRHSKGVAKTVTKQRVESHFDLELRAAVMHDVLDAMPEGIKQNKARTILQHLSEAWRCWKANIPWKVPGLPVPIENMILRYVKSKADWWTNVAHYNRERIRRGATVDKTVCRKNLGRLTRLWLKAEQERQHNYLKDGPYVTPEEAVAIYTTTVHWLESRKFSPIPFPPLSYKHDTKLLILALERLKESYSVAVRLNQLQREELGLIEQAYDNPHEALSRIKRHLLTQRAFKEVGIEFMDLYSYLIPVYEIEPLEKITDAYLDQYLWYEGDKRHLFPNWIKPADSEPPPLLVYKWCQGINNLQGIWDTSEGQCVVMLQTKFEKFFEKIDLTMLNRLLRLVLDHNIADYVTAKNNVVLSYKDMSHTNSYGLIRGLQFASFVVQYFGLVLDLLLLGLTRASEIAGPPQMPNEFITYHDTRIETRHPIRLYSRYIDKVHILFRFTHEEARDLIQRYLTEHPDPNNENMVGYNNKKCWPRDARMRLMKHDVNLGRSVFWDMKNRLPRSITTLEWENSFVSVYSKDNPNLLFSMSGFEIRILPKIRMTQEAFSNTRDGVWNLQNEQTKERTAVAFLRVDDEHMKVFENRVRQILMSSGSTTFTKIVNKWNTALIGLMTYFREATVHTQELLDLLVKCENKIQTRIKIGLNSKMPSRFPPVIFYTPKEIGGLGMLSMGHILIPQSDLRHSKQTDVGVTHFRSGMSHEEDQLIPNLYRYIQPWESEFIDSQRVWAEYALKRQEAQAQNRRLTLEDLEDSWDRGIPRINTLFQKDRHTLAYDKGWRVRTDFKQYQVLKQNPFWWTHQRHDGKLWNLNNYRTDVIQALGGVEGILEHTLFKGTYFPTWEGLFWEKASGFEESMKYKKLTNAQRSGLNQIPNRRFTLWWSPTINRANVYVGFQVQLDLTGIFMHGKIPTLKISLIQIFRAHLWQKIHESVVMDLCQVLDQVLDALEIETVQKETIHPRKSYKMNSSCADILLFAAHRWLMSKPSLVAESKDVFDQKASNKYWIDVQLRWGDYDSHDIERYNRAKFMDYTTDNMSIYPAPTGVMIGLDLAYNLHSAFGNWFPGSKPLLAQAMNKIMKSNPALYVLRERIRKGLQLYSSEPTEPYLSSQNYGEIFSNQIIWFVDDTNVYRVTIHKTFEGNLTTKPINGAIFIFNPRTGQLFLKVIHTSVWAGQKRLGQLAKWKTAEEVAALVRSLPVEEQPKQIIVTRKGMLDPLEVHLLDFPNIVIKGSELQLPFQACLKIEKFGDLILKATEPQMVLFNIYDDWLKSISSYTAFSRLILILRALHVNNEKAKMLLKPDKTIVTEAHHIWPSLSDEQWMKVEVALRDLILSDYAKKNNVNTSALTQSEIRDIILGAEITPPSQQRQQIAEIEKQAKEASQLTAVTTRTTNVHGDELIVTTTSPYEQAAFGSKTDWRVRAISATNLHLRVNHIYVNSEDIKETGFTYIMPKNILKNFICIADLRTQISGYLFGISPPDNPQVKEIRCIAMPPQWGTHQQVHLPSALPEHDFLNDLEPLGWMHTQPNELPQLSPQDLAAHARILSNNKQWDGEKCIILTCSFTPGSCSLTAYKLTPSGYEWGKSNTDAASNPHGYLPTFYEKVQMLLSDRFLGFYMVPDNGPWNYNFMGVKHTVGMKYGMKLGTPREYYHEDHRPTHFLEFSNLEEGETAEGDREDTFA; via the exons GGACCATGGTGACATGTCGTCAAAGAAATTTCGTCACGACAAACGTGTCTATTTAGGAGCTCTTAAGTTTGTCCCACATGCTGTATATAAACTTCTTGAAAATATGCCCATGCCTTGGGAACAG GTTCGTGAAGTGAAGGTTCTTTACCATATTACTGGTGCTATTACCTTCGTAAATGAAATACCATGGGTTGTTGAACCAATCTATTTAGCTCAG TGGGGAACCATGTGGATCATGATGCGAAGAGAGAAAAGAGATAGACGTCACTTCAAGAGAATGCGCTTTCCTCCATTTGATGATGAAGAACCCCCACTGGACTATGCTGATAATATCCTAGATGTGGATCCTTTGGAGCCAATCCAGTTAGAGATGGATGAGGAAGAAGATTCAGCTGTTCATACTTGGTTCTATGATCATAAACCTCTTGTGAAAACAAAGCTTATAAACGGACCCAGCTACCGGAAGTGGCATCTGTCACTTCCAATTATGGCCACATTACACCGGCTTTCTGGACAGTTGCTTTCTGATCTGACCGATGGCAATTATTTTTACCTTTTTGACATGGAGTCATTTTTCACTGCAAAGGCACTGAACATGTGCATACCTG GTGGACCTAAGTTTGAACCTTTGTATCGTGACATGGAGAAAGGTGATGAAGATTGGAATGAATTTAATGACATTAATAAACTTATCATCCGGTCTCCTCTCAGGACCGAGTACAGGATTGCATTCCCTCACCTGTATAATAATAGACCCAGGAAAGTAAAGCTTTGTATCTATCACACTCCAATGGTGATGTACATAAAAACCGAGGATCCCGATTTACCTGCATTTTATTATGATCCTCTTATTCATCCAATAACAAGTACAAATAAAGATAGACGAGATAAGAAGAAttatgaagaagatgaagatgatgattTTGTCTTGCCGGAGGAGGTTGAACCATTACTTTCCGGAACACCGATCTACACTGACACTACAGCTGCTGGAATTTCGCTTTTGTTTGCGCCACGCCCCTTTAACATGCGATCTGGTCGGATGCGGCGGGCTGAAGATATACCTCTTGTATCTGAATGGTTTAAGGAACACTG TCCTCCATCATACCCTGTTAAAGTTCGAGTTAGTTACCAGAAACTGTTGAAATGTTTTGTGTTGAATGAGCTGCATCACCGACCTCCAAAGGCTCAGAAGAAGAAGCACTTATTCAGGTCTCTGCAAGCCACAAAGTTTTTCCAGACTACTGAACTTGATTGGGCTGAAGCTGGTCTTCAAGTTTGTAAGCAAGGGTACAATATGCTGAATTTACTGATCCACAGGAAGAATTTGAACTACCTCCACCTTGACTATAATTTTAACTTGAAGCCTGTGAAGACCCTTACTACCAAGGAACGCAAAAAGTCACGGTTTGGTAATGCTTTTCATCTTTGTCGTGAAATTCTGCGTTTGACAAAGCTTGTTGTTGATGCAAATATTCAGTTCCGGTTGGGAAACGTCGATGCGTTTCAGTTGGCAGATGGGCTGCAATACATTTTTTCACATGTTGGCCAGTTAACTGGTATGTACCGGTATAAATACAGGCTCATGCGGCAGATTCGAATGTGCAAAGATTTGAAGCATTTGATTTATTACCGATTTAATACTGGGCCTGTTGGAAAAGGTCCTGGATGTGGTTTCTGGGCACCTATGTGGAGGGTATGGTTGTTTTTTCTTCGTGGAATAGTGCCTCTCTTGGAAAGGTGGTTAGGGAATTTACTCGCTAGACAGTTTGAGGGACGTCATTCCAAAGGAGTGGCTAAAACAGTGACAAAGCAGCGTGTTGAAAGCCACTTTGATTTGGAGCTTCGTGCTGCTGTCATGCACGATGTTCTTGATGCTATGCCAG AGggtattaaacaaaataaagcaAGAACTATTTTGCAGCATTTGAGTGAAGCATGGCGTTGCTGGAAAGCAAATATTCCCTGGAAG GTACCTGGTTTACCTGTTCCCATTGAGAACATGATACTACGTTATGTCAAATCAAAAGCTGATTGGTGGACGAATGTCGCTCATTATAATCGTGAACGTATCAGGAGAGGAGCAACAGTTGATAAAACTGTTTGTCGAAAAAATCTTGGAAGGTTGACTCGCCTTTGGCTAAAGGCAGAACAG GAACGCCAGCACAACTACCTGAAAGATGGCCCATATGTCACACCTGAGGAAGCGGTGGCAATATACACAACTACTGTGCATTGGTTGGAATCAAGAAAATTCTCTCCTATACCATTCCCTCCATTATCTTACAAGCATGACACAAAGCTTCTCATTCTTGCTTTGGAGAGACTGAAGGAATCTTATAGTGTTGCTGTCAGGCTAAACCAGCTACAAAGAGAAGAGTTGGGTCTGATTGAACAGGCCTATGACAATCCTCATGAGGCATTGTCTCGTATTAAGCGTCATTTGCTCACTCAGCGTGCCTTCAAGGAA GTTGGCATTGAGTTCATGGATTTATATAGCTATCTGATTCCAGTCTATGAGATTGAACCACTTGAAAAGATTACTGATGCATATCTCGATCAGTACCTGTGGTACGAAGGTGATAAGCGCCACCTTTTTCCAAATTGGATTAAGCCTGCAGATTCAGAACCACCACCATTGCTAGTTTACAAATGGTGTCAGGGTATAAATAACTTACAAGGCATTTGGGACACTAGTGAAGGACAGTGCGTGGTGATGCTTCAGACCAAATTCGAGaaatttttcgaaaaaattGATCTAACCATGCTTAACAG GCTTCTTCGGCTGGTTCTTGACCATAATATAGCTGATTATGTTACTGCGAAGAACAATGTTGTCCTTTCGTACAAAGATATGAGTCATACAAACTCATATGGGCTTATTCGTGGTCTGCAGTTTGCTTCTTTTGTGGTGCAGTACTTTGGACTTGTCTTGGACCTTCTACTTCTTGGTCTTACTCGAGCCAGTGAAATTGCTGGTCCTCCGCAGATGCCTAATGAGTTTATTACATACCATGACACTAGAATCGAAACACGGCATCCGATTCGGTTGTACTCCAGATACATTGATAAGGTTCATATACTATTTCGCTTTACTCATGAAGAGGCTCGGGACCTTATCCAGCGATATCTCACAGAGCATCCTGATCCCAATAATGAAAATATGGTTGGCTATAATAACAAAAAGTGCTGGCCAAGAGATGCCAGAATGCGACTCATGAAGCATGATG TCAATCTAGGGAGAAGTGTCTTTTGGGATATGAAGAACCGCCTACCTAGAAGCATCACCACACTTGAATGGGAGAACAGCTTTGTGTCTGTCTACAGCAAAGACAATCCGAACTTGCTCTTTAGCAT GTCTGGATTTGAAATTCGTATTTTACCGAAGATAAGAATGACACAAGAGGCTTTCAGCAATACAAGAGATGGGGTTTGGAACCTTCAAAATGAACAGACAAAAGAACGCACTGCTGTTGCTTTCCTACGGGTAGATGATGAACACATGAAAGTGTTTGAGAATCGAGTAAGACAGATTCTCATGTCCTCTGGTTCGACAACATTTACAAAGATTGTCAACAAATGGAATACAGCTCTTATAG GCCTTATGACTTATTTCCGTGAAGCAACTGTGCACACACAGGAGCTCTTAGATTTACTAGTAAAATGTGAAAATAAAATACAGACCCGTATTAAGATTGGGCTGAATTCTAAGATGCCTAGCAG GTTCCCACCGGTCATCTTTTACACACCAAAGGAAATTGGAGGTCTTGGAATGCTTTCAATGGGTCACATATTGATTCCCCAGAGTGATCTTCGGCATAGTAAACAGACAGACGTCGGTGTGACTCATTTTAGAAGTGGGATGAGTCATGAAGAGGACCAGTTGATTCCCAATTTGTATCGCTACATACAG CCATGGGAGAGTGAGTTCATTGATTCACAGCGTGTTTGGGCTGAATATGCATTGAAGAGGCAGGAAGCCCAGGCACAGAATAGACGTTTAACACTGGAAGATTTGGAA GATTCTTGGGATCGTGGAATACCTCGAATTAATACTCTATTTCAGAAGGATCGACACACCCTTGCTTATGACAAAGGGTGGAGAGTGAGAACTGATTTTAAACAGTATCAGGTCCTGAAACAAAATCCGTTTTGGTGGACGCACCAGAGGCATGATGGGAAGTTGTGGAACTTAAACAACTATCGTACTGATGTCATTCAAGCTCTGGGAGGAGTCGAAGGAATTCTTGAGCATACATTGTTTAAGGGAACATA CTTCCCTACATGGGAGGGTCTTTTCTGGGAGAAAGCTTCAGGTTTTGAGGAGTCCATGAAGTATAAGAAATTAACCAATGCACAAAGATCTGGGCTCAATCAAATTCCTAACAGAAGGTTTACACTTTGGTGGTCACCAACTATAAACCGAGCAAACGTATATGTTGGTTTCCAAGTGCAGCTGGATCTTAcagggatttttatgcatggAAAGATACCAACTCTTAAGATATCTCTGATTCAGATATTCCGTGCGCATTTGTGGCAGAAGATACATGAGAGTGTGGTGATGGACCTTTGCCAGGTTTTGGATCAAGTGTTGGATGCCCTGGAGATTGAAACTGTTCAGAAAGAGACAATTCATCCGAGAAAGAGCTACAAAATGAACAGCTCGTGTGCTGACATTCTCCTCTTTGCCGCTCATAGATGGCTTATGTCAAAGCCCAGTCTTGTGGCTGAATCGAAGGATGTGTTTGACCAAAAAGCCAGCAATAAATACTGGATAGATGTTCAACTTCGCTGGGGTGACTATGATTCCCATGATATTGAACGATATAACAGGGCGAAATTTATGGATTACACAACAGATAATATGTCCATCTATCCAGCACCAACTG GGGTAATGATAGGACTTGATCTTGCCTACAACTTGCACTCTGCTTTTGGAAATTGGTTTCCTGGGTCAAAACCATTACTTGCCCAGGCCATGAACAAGATAATGAAG TCAAATCCAGCACTATACGTATTAAGAGAACGTATAAGGAAAGGGCTGCAGTTGTATTCCTCAGAACCTACAGAGCCTTATCTATCATCTCAGAACTATGGGGAAATATTCAGCAATCAGATAATCTGGTTTGTTGATGACACAAATGTGTATCGAGTCACCATTCACAAGACATTCGAGGGAAATCTTACGACAAAACCTATTAATGGtgccatttttattttcaacccCAGAACTGGTCAACTCTTTCTGAAG GTTATCCACACAAGTGTCTGGGCTGGGCAAAAGCGTCTTGGTCAGCTGGCCAAGTGGAAAACTGCTGAAGAAGTTGCTGCTCTGGTACGGTCATTGCCCGTCGAAGAACAGCCCAAGCAGATCATTGTGACTCGCAAGGGCATGTTGGATCCATTAGAGGTCCACTTGCTTGATTTCCCAAATATTGTGATAAAAGGAAGTGAGCTACAGTTACCATTCCAGGCTTGCTTGAAGATTGAGAAATTTGGTGATCTAATATTGAAGGCCACAGAGCCACAAATGGTGTTGTTTAACATATATGATGATTGGCTGAAAAGTATCTCATCTTACACAGCATTCTCTAGGCTGATATTGATTTTGCGGGCTCTCCACGTCAACAATGAGAAGGCTAAGATGTTGCTGAAGCCTGACAAGACAATTGTCACTGAGGCTCATCACATCTGGCCTTCATTATCGGATGAACAGTGGATGAAG GTTGAAGTTGCTCTGAGAGATCTCATACTTTCCGACTATGCGAAGAAGAACAACGTGAACACGTCAGCATTAACCCAGTCTGAGATCCGTGATATAATTCTTGGAGCTGAGATTACTCCACCTTCACAACAGCGGCAACAAATTGCTGAGATTGAGAAACAG GCAAAGGAGGCTAGTCAGCTCACTGCAGTCACTACTAGGACCACAAATGTGCATGGTGACGAATTAATAGTCACCACTACAAGTCCCTATGAGCAAGCAGCATTTGGTTCGAAAACCGACTGGCGAGTAAGAGCAATATCTGCCACAAATCTTCATCTCCGGGTGAATCACATATATGTGAACTCTGAAGACATTAAG GAAACTGGATTCACGTACATCATGCCTAAAAATATTCTGAAGAACTTTATATGTATTGCTGACCTCCGCACTCAAATTTCCGGGTACCTTTTTGGCATAAGTCCTCCAGACAACCCTCAAGTCAAAGAGATACGCTGTATTGCAATGCCCCCTCAGTGGGGGACTCACCAGCAGGTTCATCTTCCATCAGCTCTTCCTGAGCATGATTTCCTGAACGATTTGGAACCTCTAGGATGGATGCATACACAACCAAATGAACTTCCTCAGCTGTCACCCCAG GACCTTGCGGCTCATGCGCGGATCTTGTCAAACAACAAACAATGGGATGGAGAGAAGTGCATAATTCTGACTTGCAGTTTCACTCCTGGTTCTTGCTCTTTAACCGCATATAAGTTGACCCCTTCTGGATATGAATGGGGAAAAAGCAACACCGATGCTGCGAGTAACCCCCATGGGTACCTTCCGACTTTCTACGAGAAAGTTCAAATGCTCTTGAGTGATCGATTCCTCGGTTTCTACATG GTCCCGGACAATGGTCCATGGAATTACAATTTTATGGGTGTGAAACATACTGTGGGCATGAAATATGGGATGAAACTCGGGACGCCTCGAGAATACTATCACGAGGATCATCGACCTACTCATTTCCTGGAGTTCAGCAACTTGGAGGAAGGCGAAACTGCAGAAGGTGATAGGGAAGATACCTTTGCTTAA